One Falco naumanni isolate bFalNau1 chromosome 20 unlocalized genomic scaffold, bFalNau1.pat SUPER_20_unloc_1, whole genome shotgun sequence genomic window, acccccacccccacccctcccgtGCCGGGCGTGGGGCCAAGCGGTGCCGTGGGGAGGTGCCGTGGGGCCGCCCCTCCCGGTTATAAATCCCGTCCGTCCGCCCCGTCCCGCGTCCACCCGTCCAGCGCCGGCCAGTGACACCATGAGCTTCTCCCACCGCAGCACCTACGGCAGCTCCCACCGCGCCACCAGCCACCGCTTCGGCCCCCTGGGCAGCGCGGCCAGCGTCTacgccggggcggggggctcggggTCCCGTATCTCTGTCACCCGCACCACCAGTGTGACCAGTGCTGGGGGTGGCTATGGGGCAGGCTATGGGGCAGGCTATGGGGCCGGCTATGGGGCAGGCTATGGGGCCGGCTATGGGGCTACCACGATGTTGACGGGCTCTGGCGTGGTGGCCAATGAGAAGGAGACGATGCAGGACCTCAATGAGCGCTTGGCCACCTACCTGGAGAAGGTCCGGAGCCTGGAGCAGGACAACCGGCGGCTGGAGGTCCAGATCCGCGAGTTCATGGCCAGCAAAGGTCCCAGCACCCAGGACTGGAGCCACCACTGGGAGGCCATCGAGGACCTGCGGGACAAGGTGGGGGCCTGGCGGGGGGGTAGCCAGTGGCCCCAGGGGTAGTGGCCCCAGGGGTGGTGGTCCCAGGGGTGGTGGTCCCAGGGTGGTGGCCCCAGGGTTGGTGGCCCCAGGGGTGGTGGCCCCAGCGCTGGTGGTCCCAGGGGTGGTGGCCCCAGGGGTGGTGGCCCCAGGGGTAGTGGCCCCAGGGTGGTGGCCCCAGGGTTGGTGGTACCAGGGCTGGTGGTCCCAGAGCTGGTGGTCCCAGGGGTGGTGGCCCCAGAGCTGGTGGCCCCAGGGGTGGTGGCCCCAGGGGGTAGTGGCCCCAGGGTGGTGGCCCCAGGGTTGGTGGCCCCAGGGTGGTGGCCCCAGGGTTGGTGGTACCAGGGCTGGTGGTCCCAGAGCTGGTGGCCCCAGGGGTGGTGGCCCCAGGGTAGTGGCCCCAGGGTGGTGGCTCCAGGGTTGGTGGCCCCAGGGTTGGTGGTACCAGGGCTGGTAGTCCCAGAGCTGGTGGTCCCAGGGGTGGTGGCCCCAGAGCTGATGGTCCCAGGGGTGGTGGCAACCAGAGTTGGTGGTCCCAGGGGTGGTGGCCCCAGGGGTGGTGGTCCCAGGGCTGGTGGCCCCATGGCGCTGAGTATTAccctggtggggctgggtgagCTTTGCGCCAGGGTGGGGGTCTCGGTTGAGGTTGGGGGTGTTGTGTATGTGGAggggtgtggggctgtgcccccctggggggctgcaccTCAGGGCGGGGGCCAAAGGGACATGACCAAGGGCACGGGGCAGGGCAGTGTTGGAGCCACCGCAGCCCCCACTCTGCCCCCTCAGCCGGTCACTGAGCCCCAGGGTCCCCCCAACCCACCCGGACACCTGTCGCCCCCCTTttgcccccacccccttttATCACCGCTCTTCCTGGGtgcggcccccccggcccccccgcgggAGCACGGGCAGCTGCCAGGGTGGCACCGGTGACGGTGACGTGGGTGGcgcgggggggggtggcgggggtgggggtggcgcGGGGGGGGTGCCCGCGCCCCGGTGACAGTGTCACAGCCATGCCCTGTGTCATCgcccccccgtgtcccccccccagaTTTTCAAGGCGACGGTGGCGAACGCCCGCACGGTGCTGCAGATGGACAACGCGCGGCTGGCGGCCGACGACTTCAGGGTCAAGTGAGGGCCGGGAATGGGGCGGGAATGGGGCGGGAATGGGGTGGGCATGGGGTGGGCATGGGGTGGGCATGGGGCTGGGAATGGGGCGGGAATGGGGTTGGGAATGGGGCAGGAGTGAGACTGGGAATGGGATTGGGTTGGAGTTGGAATGAGattgggatggggtgggagTGAGACTGCGGGGTGGGAttgggatggggtgggaatgggattgggatggggtgggaatGGGGTGGGAGTGATACTGGGGGTGGGATTGGGAATGGGGTTAGGATGGGGTGGGAATAGGGTGGGAGTGATACTGGGGGTAGGACTGAGATGGAGTGAGAATGGGtttgggatggggtgggaatGGGGCCGGAGTGAGACTGGGAATGGGATGGAGTGGGAATGGGTTTGGGATGGGATGTGAATGGGATTGGATGGGGTGGGAATGGGGCAGGAGTGAGACTGGGAATGGGTTTGGGATGGGATGTGAATGGGATTGGATGGGGTGGGAATGGGGCGGGAGTGAGACTGGGAATGGGTttgggatggggctgggaatGGGGACGAGAACAGAAATGGGAATGGGAATAGGGGTGGGAGTGGGGCTGGGAACAGGAATGGGATTGGGGCCAGGAGTGGGAGTaggatggggatggggtgggaatggggatggggacagggatgaggatggggacagggatgatAAGGACAAGAGTGGAAATGGGAGTggcagtggggacagggacaaggacagggagGGACAGGAGCCGGGCAAGAACATCGATGGAGGCAAGGATGGGGGTGAGGGCAGCGATGGGATGGAGCTGAtgagggggatggggggggatggggggggacaGGGGTAGGACAcggggacagggatgaggatggggacagggagaagggcagggcaggggtggaggTGGCAGGAGGGACAGGAGTGGGGTAAGAACGTTGACGGAGACCAGGATGGGGGTGAGGacaggggtgggatggggatgggggtgggacTGGGGTAGGACCACAGGGATGGGACAGGGTGGGGACAGGCGGTGGCCGTGGCGGGGCCACCCAGCGCGGTGCCGCCAGGTACGAGGCGGAGCTGGCCATCCGGCTCTCGGTGGAGAACGACATCGCGGGGCTGCGCAAGGTCCTGGACGACACCAACATGGCGcggctgcagctggagggcgAGATCGAGTCCCTCAGGGAGGAGCTCATCTTCATGAAGAAGAACCACGAGGAGGTTGGGATGGTGGGGGCggggtgggagctgggctgaTGGGGACCCCCCCACTGATGACAaccccccactgccccccaggAGGTGAAGACCCTCCGGGCCCAGGTCTCCGAGTCGGCGCTGACGGTGGAGGTGGACGCGCCCAAGTCGCAGGACCTGGGCAAGGTGATGGCCGAGATCCGGGCGCAGTACGACGCCCTGGCCCAGAAGAACCTGGAGGACCTGGAGAAGCAATGGGGGCGGCAGGTGGGTccgtgccccccgccccaacCCGCGCCGGGGGGCGCTCAGTGGtcttcaggcagctgtggggcgGCCCATGGGGGTGTCCTCCCCCGTGAGGAACGTCAAGCCATGGTGGATGGAGTGATCATCTGGGGGTGTTGACAAGGGGGACTGcgatctggggggggggggtctggcATGGGGGTGTTCCCCAAAGGCACCCCATGAGGGGGACAACCTGGGAGTCTCCTGCTCCAACACTGGGGACAGTCACCTGTCCCATAGGGACCCCAAGCTCAGTGGGGACCTTCTCCAGAGGGTCCTGCTCCACCAGTGGGGACATTCCTGGGGTGACCCCTGTTCCATAGGAACCCCAGGCTCGGTGGGGACCTTCTCCAGGGGGTCCTGCTCCAACATTGAGGATGTTCTTGGAGGACCCCCATCCTACAGATCCTTGGGGTTGACTCTCCCTGGGGTGGTTTCACCCGCCGTGCCCCCTCCGTGGGTTGGGGTGGCCATGGTGGGCCGGGCTGAGGTGCTGACCCCCAAACCCCACTTGTGCGCCCCCCCAGATCACCGAGAGCACCATCGAGATCACACAGAGCACCAAGGACATTGACGCAGCCCGCAGCACCGTGGTGGACCTCCGTCGTTCCGTCCAAACCCTGGAGATCGACCTGGAGTCCCTCCGAAACCAGGTGCCCCCCCGAAACAGCACCCATACCCCACCCCTATGCACCCCTGGGTGGGGGGCGCCGAGCTGCCCTCGAGGGGGGCTGAACCTGGGGCGATGCTCTGCAGAAGGCCGGCTTGGAGGCCAACCTGGCGGAGGTGGAGACGCGCTATGCAGCGCAGCTGGAGCAACTGGGCGCACTGGTGCTGCGCGCTGAGgcggagctgctgcagctgcggCAGGAGCTGCAGCGCCAGGCGCAGGAGTACCAGGCGCTGCGGGACGTCAAGGGCAAGCTGGAGGACGAGATCGCGACCTACCACCggctgctggaggggggggaggaTTTCAGGtagaggggtggggtgggggggtggctgggttggggggtgctggggctggcatggggggattggggtgggggcagcacTGTGGATGAGTTCTGGGTGGTGGGATGTCCCAGCTCCATCCTTCAGGATGCTCCAGGGGTGGCAAAGGGACAGAGGTGACATCCCATGGAGATGATCCCTGGATAATGGGATGTCCAGGTCCCATCCTTTGGGATACCCTGGGGACAGCGGTGGCATCCAGTGGGGATGAGCCCAGGCTGATGGGATGTCCAGGTCCCATCCTTTAGGATACCCTGGGGACAGCGGTGGCATCCAGTGGGGATGAGCCCAGGCTGATGGGATGTCCAGGTCCCATCCTTTGGGATACCCTGGGGACAGCGGTGGCATCCAGTGGGGATGAGCCCAGGCTGATGGGATGTTCAGGTCCCATCCTTTGGGATaccctggggacagcagtggCATCCAGTGGGGATGAGCCCAGGCTGATGGGATGTCCAGGTCCCATCCTTTGGGATACCCTGGGGACAGTGGTGGCATCCAGTGGGGATGAGCCCAGGCTGATGGGATGTCCAGGTCCCATCCTTTGGGATACCCTGGGGACAGCGGTGGCATCCAGTGGGGATGAGCCCAGGCTGATGGGATGTCCAGGTCCCATCCTTTGGGATACCCTAGGGACAGCAGTGTCATCCAGTGGGGATGATCCCTGGGTGCTGGGATGTTCCAGGTCCCATATTCAGGATTCTCCAGGGATGGCAAGGGGACAGTGGTGGGGATGAGCCCTGGGTGATGGGATGTCCCAGCTCCATCCTTCAGGACACTCTGGGGACAGCAAGGGGACACTGGTGGCGTCCAGTAGGGATGATCCTAGGCTGATGGGATGTCCAGGTCCCATCCTTTAGGATACCCTGGGGACAGCGAGGGGACAGTGGTGGCATCCAGCCAGGATGAGCCCCAACTCCATCCTCCAGGATGCACCAGCTCCGTCACCTCTCGGTCCCTTGGGGTGAcacagggaagggggggggacaCATCCAACGGGGGCCAGGCACGGGGAGGGGGCACCCTGGGGCACCCCCAGTGCCCTGAGCCGCCCCCACGCACCCCGCAGCCTGCAGGACGCCCTGGAGAAGGAGACCACGGCCACCACGCAGCGGAGCACCCAGAGGGTGGCTGACAGCAAGGTGGTGACAGAGACAAGGGAGGTGAAGGTGCGGACATACTGAGCTGGTGCAGGGGGCACCCCagcacccggggggggggcccccacctccccctcAATAAAATAGCAGTGTGTCCCCCCTCGGGGAGATGTTCCATTCTGGTGTCTTCTtctgctgggggaggggagcggggctggggctgcaggaggtggtTCGGGGGGAGCTGAGGCctggggggcagtgggagctggggggggaaTGGGGAGACAACAGACAAATGGAGGGACAGATGGGGGGGTGGATGGATGaagagatggatggatggatggggaTGGACAGATGGATGGGCATagatggatgggtggatgggtggatggatggatggatggatggatggatggatggatggggatagatggatggatggatgggtggatggatggatggatggatggatggggatggatggatggatggggatagatggatggatggatggatggatggatggatggatggggatggatggatggatggatggatggatggatggggatggatggatggatggatggggatggatggatggatggatggatggggatggatggatggatggatggatggatggatggatggatggatggatggatggatgggtggggacggatggacggatggatgggtggggatggatggatggatggatggatggatggatgggtggggatggatggatggatggatggatggatggatggatggatgggtggatggatggggatggatggatggatggggatggatggatggatgcatGGATGGATGCATGGATGGATGCATGGATGGATGCATGGATGGGtggggatggatggatggatggatggatggatggatggatgaggacagatggatggatggacggatggatgggtgtggatggatggatggatggatggatggggatggatggatggatggatgaatgCATGGAtgcatggatggatggatggatggacggatggatggatggggatggatggatggatggatggatggatggatagatgGGATGGATGgggacagatggatggatggacggatggatggatggggacagatggatggatggacggatggatggatggatggatggatgaaggGATGAATGGGTGGGTGTATGGACAGACGGACACACCAATGGACAGAGACAGGTGGGTGGGTTAAGGGAGGGATGGACGCACAGTTGGACCGGGGTTGGTGGTGTACAGACAATAGGATGGACAGACGGATGGAGGGAGGAACAGACAGAtaggtgggtgggtgggtggagggatgggtgggtgggtgggtggtcAGTGGGTGGACAGATGGG contains:
- the KRT18 gene encoding keratin, type I cytoskeletal 18 isoform X1; this translates as MSFSHRSTYGSSHRATSHRFGPLGSAASVYAGAGGSGSRISVTRTTSVTSAGGGYGAGYGAGYGAGYGAGYGAGYGATTMLTGSGVVANEKETMQDLNERLATYLEKVRSLEQDNRRLEVQIREFMASKGPSTQDWSHHWEAIEDLRDKIFKATVANARTVLQMDNARLAADDFRVKYEAELAIRLSVENDIAGLRKVLDDTNMARLQLEGEIESLREELIFMKKNHEEEVKTLRAQVSESALTVEVDAPKSQDLGKVMAEIRAQYDALAQKNLEDLEKQWGRQITESTIEITQSTKDIDAARSTVVDLRRSVQTLEIDLESLRNQKAGLEANLAEVETRYAAQLEQLGALVLRAEAELLQLRQELQRQAQEYQALRDVKGKLEDEIATYHRLLEGGEDFSLQDALEKETTATTQRSTQRVADSKVVTETREVKVRTY
- the KRT18 gene encoding keratin, type I cytoskeletal 18 isoform X2; its protein translation is MSFSHRSTYGSSHRATSHRFGPLGSAASVYAGAGGSGSRISVTRTTSVTSAGGGYGAGYGAGYGATTMLTGSGVVANEKETMQDLNERLATYLEKVRSLEQDNRRLEVQIREFMASKGPSTQDWSHHWEAIEDLRDKIFKATVANARTVLQMDNARLAADDFRVKYEAELAIRLSVENDIAGLRKVLDDTNMARLQLEGEIESLREELIFMKKNHEEEVKTLRAQVSESALTVEVDAPKSQDLGKVMAEIRAQYDALAQKNLEDLEKQWGRQITESTIEITQSTKDIDAARSTVVDLRRSVQTLEIDLESLRNQKAGLEANLAEVETRYAAQLEQLGALVLRAEAELLQLRQELQRQAQEYQALRDVKGKLEDEIATYHRLLEGGEDFSLQDALEKETTATTQRSTQRVADSKVVTETREVKVRTY